In the Candidatus Baltobacteraceae bacterium genome, one interval contains:
- a CDS encoding PilZ domain-containing protein — translation MAKTTSATTTPQQPSTPNRRKFFRRTKPFQGVYYATPGERVPLVGLDISGGGLCVLLQQPVKDLSAELMLGAVIQAKPFTVIGTVRWSDVVKVKGVDHFRYGLKLKSIADDDWDRLMLWTVENNADFSEGTTLSAAQRDSLITQQTQDKIAEALLAKSRIDPYSENRLPLIEYNFVKYTMRQGAPYVWLRVRSRCTDRTLQTVVDHMTNVLVSCDDGHTKLIDVD, via the coding sequence GTGGCTAAGACGACCTCGGCGACCACGACGCCGCAGCAGCCGTCCACTCCGAACCGGCGGAAATTTTTTCGTCGGACAAAGCCTTTTCAGGGCGTCTACTACGCCACCCCGGGTGAGCGAGTACCGCTCGTAGGGCTGGATATCAGCGGAGGCGGGCTCTGCGTTCTCTTGCAGCAGCCGGTCAAGGATCTTTCCGCCGAGCTCATGCTCGGCGCCGTTATTCAGGCAAAACCGTTCACGGTGATCGGGACTGTCCGTTGGAGCGACGTCGTCAAAGTGAAGGGCGTCGATCACTTCCGCTACGGGCTAAAGCTGAAGTCGATTGCCGATGACGACTGGGATCGTCTCATGTTGTGGACGGTCGAGAACAACGCCGACTTCTCCGAGGGCACGACGCTCTCGGCTGCGCAACGCGACTCGCTGATCACGCAGCAGACCCAAGATAAGATCGCCGAAGCGCTGCTCGCCAAGAGCCGCATCGATCCGTACTCCGAGAACAGACTGCCGCTGATCGAATACAACTTCGTGAAATACACCATGCGGCAAGGCGCGCCGTATGTGTGGCTGCGTGTGCGCAGCCGGTGCACCGACCGCACGCTGCAGACCGTCGTCGATCACATGACGAACGTGCTCGTCAGCTGCGACGACGGGCACACCAAGCTCATCGACGTCGACTAG
- a CDS encoding fatty acid desaturase, which yields MRLKRHQATGIGLLLIHVIALAAFLPMFFSWSALLVAFVLYNITALGITLCYHRTLTHRGLRLNTAAEYVGVIFGALALQGGPIEWVSTHRKHHAFSDGEDDPHTMARGFLWAHCSWLFRQNAKMCTEADVRHFAPDVVDVPFYRWVDRNTLWLQIALGVGLLAVGGWSWVIWGIFARLVVCYHITWMINSVAHMIGYRSFKTTDLSTNCWWLALLSWGEGWHNNHHAFPFSARFGLRWFEFDPTWLMLRVLRLMHLAHEIKIPTREMLERLRNPAKQKRAARAAKVSA from the coding sequence TTGCGTCTCAAGCGCCATCAAGCCACAGGCATTGGCCTGCTGCTCATCCACGTCATCGCCCTCGCAGCATTCTTGCCGATGTTTTTCAGCTGGTCGGCCTTGTTGGTCGCCTTCGTCTTATACAACATAACGGCGCTGGGGATCACCCTCTGTTATCATCGTACGCTTACGCACCGCGGGTTACGCTTGAACACTGCGGCCGAATACGTCGGCGTGATTTTCGGCGCGCTCGCGTTGCAAGGCGGGCCAATCGAATGGGTCTCGACGCATCGCAAGCATCATGCATTCTCGGACGGCGAGGACGATCCACACACGATGGCCCGCGGTTTCCTGTGGGCGCATTGCTCGTGGCTCTTCCGTCAAAATGCCAAGATGTGCACCGAGGCGGATGTGCGCCACTTCGCGCCGGACGTCGTCGACGTTCCGTTCTATCGTTGGGTCGATCGCAACACGCTTTGGCTGCAAATCGCGCTGGGCGTTGGGCTTTTGGCTGTGGGCGGCTGGTCGTGGGTGATTTGGGGAATCTTTGCACGCCTGGTCGTTTGCTATCACATTACGTGGATGATCAACAGCGTCGCCCATATGATCGGCTACCGTTCATTCAAGACGACCGATCTTTCAACGAATTGCTGGTGGCTCGCGCTCCTGTCGTGGGGCGAAGGCTGGCACAACAACCACCACGCGTTTCCGTTCTCGGCACGTTTCGGACTGCGCTGGTTCGAGTTCGATCCGACCTGGCTGATGCTGCGCGTATTGCGCCTGATGCATCTCGCCCATGAGATCAAGATTCCCACGCGCGAAATGCTCGAGCGCCTGCGCAACCCCGCGAAGCAGAAGCGGGCCGCGCGCGC